Proteins found in one Bacillus sp. BGMRC 2118 genomic segment:
- a CDS encoding aromatic acid exporter family protein — protein MKTAVGVTIAIFIAGLFDLEYYTSAGIITILCIQATKKKSLKSSWSRLLASTIAIIFSYLLFKLLGYHPITLGIIILLFIPTTVYLRIQEGIVTSSVIIFHLYNKRSFTFEFLLNEYAIISIGIGVALIMNLYMPSVDKELKKYQKEIEDYFARIFKEISTYLKQQESTWDGKELTLAHDAIESAKSLAIRDIQNHILRYENTYYTYFKIRERQLQIIERVLPLVTSLTHSSKQGVILAEFVEDIANSIHPGNTAKRFLQRIDELKKEFREMELPETREEFEERASLFQLFREMEQYLIIKSYFKPHYE, from the coding sequence ATGAAGACAGCAGTTGGTGTAACCATTGCGATCTTTATTGCCGGATTATTTGACTTAGAGTACTATACTTCAGCAGGAATCATCACAATCCTCTGTATACAAGCTACAAAGAAAAAATCTTTGAAAAGTTCATGGTCTAGATTGTTGGCAAGTACTATAGCCATAATTTTTTCCTATCTTCTATTCAAATTATTAGGTTATCATCCTATCACCCTTGGCATTATTATTTTATTATTTATCCCAACAACCGTGTATTTACGTATTCAAGAGGGCATTGTAACTAGCAGTGTCATTATTTTTCACCTGTATAACAAAAGGAGCTTCACCTTTGAATTTCTTTTAAACGAATATGCGATTATTTCAATTGGTATTGGTGTTGCCCTCATCATGAATTTATACATGCCAAGTGTAGATAAGGAACTAAAGAAGTATCAAAAAGAAATAGAAGATTACTTTGCTCGAATATTTAAGGAAATCTCGACTTACTTAAAACAACAAGAATCCACTTGGGACGGGAAGGAATTAACACTTGCTCATGATGCGATCGAATCAGCAAAAAGCTTAGCAATTAGAGATATCCAAAACCACATCCTTAGATACGAGAATACCTATTACACCTACTTTAAAATTCGTGAGAGACAGCTTCAAATTATTGAAAGGGTTTTGCCATTAGTCACATCGTTAACACATTCCAGTAAGCAAGGAGTAATCCTGGCTGAGTTTGTTGAAGATATAGCGAACTCCATACATCCGGGCAATACGGCAAAACGATTTCTACAGAGGATAGATGAGTTGAAAAAAGAGTTCCGGGAAATGGAACTTCCAGAGACGAGAGAAGAGTTTGAGGAAAGAGCTTCCTTATTTCAGCTTTTTAGAGAAATGGAACAATACTTAATTATTAAAAGCTATTTTAAACCTCATTATGAATGA